In Anopheles gambiae chromosome 2, idAnoGambNW_F1_1, whole genome shotgun sequence, a single window of DNA contains:
- the LOC1281655 gene encoding phospholipid-transporting ATPase ABCA3 isoform X3 — translation MNPLLMLFLRMGLKEKRRHLVRNCVNSLLPILCTVLIVAVPTGKRSSVGTKSSGNDLILQDDLADYFPGELINKIYYTPRTEQTETLMEAVRQRLFIADERVVPCDSDTEMEFTLLGDPYLGFGVSFQNLSQHGGGPLQYVIRTKNNNFRTQMVYSRDVLSAYQKRDNEYVESGFLALQNAVEQSYVDMAYRQKHASQQDEHAPRLALAFGHVPVDDSRGPQEPTKILDATIAMMVTMVASSTYILLLVIVEDRANGMNEFLKIATLQSYWKEVALFLINFVQLSAVLYVCYAIAFAHGTWDANAAQVVYLYLLGTFFVANLVTFNFFLSTTLETSAIATAVVPVVVFGPLIMAHFSSGLMWLCIIFPANGLYYGGTIFHSFKSSGHLFGAGDIAATDYPGVPPVSLLWVYCFQLIGTLVWSVLWYYVSNVFPGRYGTPKPKGFFLPAQCGWSLKLGHGSSSRNQITAESLNNSAQNSNIVDLELEDQGPEPNKAPGADTQQVVRIANLTKVFHSRKSGAKVVVKNFGLSIYSNSITVLLGHNGAGKTTTMNIITGMVPRTSGTIVVDGEHDANRYRHKIGFCPQHDVFFSYLSCLEHLVFFGCLRGLGRVEAEKEAKLVLEKVHLLDKSDALVHTLSGGMKRRLSLAIALVGATKLLILDEPTSGLDPESRRDIWDILLNLRQNHTVLLTTHFMEEADVLGDWVAIMEEGELVAFGSPLFLKQQYGKGYTLKLLKGATFDKRETWQRIQQLIPNATVRDTVQEIFAATLPYDEIRKYAPLLKELEATQQELGIETIDMANATLEEVFLNSSNRRKELQHHPESVDFVDSPTSPAAENLIEIEVALHPSKLTFPEARNTFMAIWRKKWIHIKCNTHVYGWLAVLPPLVTVLCFTLTSGITDAAKALPAVTLTADSIYQAFGVLVVNRGDRGDEFWDREAIQSDLDRHPVNGVRMMLLENYALVDALQELIDKDYTTYRDRLVVGIECNVTADGVHVAVLYNNNLLHSAGIAETVTTTVLLRYYAGEADAMVHTRNIPSTRKQLIDIKTPYYFTELIAIAFYFYVLMYLQVPLQEHLSGFRQLQNINRYLYWASTYAFDLTIHLAECLVVLALVLLLDRTDAFTESSEREIFWTLVVYGVIALPVIYIISQCVDNANTAITIMSYLMIVGVGGVFLLSNGCLS, via the exons ATGAATCCACTGCTAATGCTGTTCCTTCGCATGGGACTGAAGGAAAAGCGGCGGCACTTGGTACGAAACTGTGTCAATAGTCTTTTGCCAATTTTGTGCACAGTGTTAATCGTAGCTGTACCGACCGGCAAAAGATCCTCCGTTGGAACCAAAAGCTCGGGAAATGACCTTATTCTTCAG GATGATTTGGCCGACTACTTTCCCGGTGAGCTGATCAACAAAATCTACTACACCCCGCGAACGGAGCAGACCGAAACTCTCATGGAAGCCGTCCGCCAACGGCTGTTCATTGCGGATGAAC GAGTTGTGCCTTGCGATAGTGATACCGAGATGGAGTTTACACTGCTCGGCGACCCGTACCTTGGTTTTGGCGTGAGCTTTCAGAACCTTTCCCAGCACGGCGGTGGTCCACTGCAGTACGTCATAcgaacgaaaaacaacaactttcGCACGCAAATGGTTTACTCGCGAGATGTGCTGTCCGCTTATCAGAAGCGCGATAACGAGTACGTCGAGAGCGGGTTTCTAGCGCTTCAGAATGCGGTCGAACAATCATACGTGGACATGGCGTACCGGCAAAAGCACGCAAGTCAACAAGACGAACACGCGCCACGACTCGCGCTGGCATTCGGGCATGTTCCCGTGGACGATAGCAGAGGGCCACAGGAACCGACCAAGATCTTGGACGCTACCATAGCTATGATGGTGACGATGGTAGCCTCCAGCACGTACATTCTGCTGCTCGTGATCGTTGAAGATCGGGCGAATGGAATGAAtgagtttttaaaaatagccACCTTACAAAGCTACTGGAAGGAGGTGGCCCTGTTTCTGATCAACTTTGTCCAGCTAAGTGCGGTGCTGTACGTGTGCTACGCCATAGCGTTTGCCCATGGAACGTGGGATGCGAACGCGGCACAGGTGGTCTATCTGTACCTGTTGGGTACGTTTTTTGTGGCTAATTTGGTTACTTTTAACTTCTTTCTTAGCACTACGCTCGAAACATCCGCCATTGCGACGGCCGTGGTACCGGTGGTCGTTTTTGGACCGCTGATAATGGCCCACTTTAGCTCGGGGTTGATGTGGCTGTGCATTATTTTTCCCGCCAACGGCCTGTACTATGGAGGAACGATATTTCACTCGTTCAAATCGTCCGGTCACCTGTTCGGCGCCGGTGATATAGCAGCGACCGACTATCCCGGGGTGCCCCCGGTTAGCCTGTTGTGGGTATACTGCTTTCAGCTGATCGGTACGTTGGTTTGGTCCGTGCTGTGGTATTACGTTTCAAACGTTTTCCCCGGCCGGTACGGTACACCCAAGCCGAAGGGGTTCTTCCTGCCGGCACAGTGCGGATGGTCACTCAAACTCGGGCACGGGTCTAGCAGTAGAAACCAAATCACAGCGGAAAGTCTGAACAATTCCGCACAAAACTCGAACATTGTCGATTTAGAGCTCGAGGATCAGGGACCAGAGCCGAACAAAGCGCCCGGTGCTGACACGCAGCAGGTCGTGCGCATCGCCAACCTGACCAAAGTGTTTCACAGCCGCAAGAGTGGGGCAAAGGTGGTGGTAAAGAATTTCGGCCTTTCCATCTACTCCAACAGCATCACCGTGCTGCTCGGGCACAATGGGGCGGgcaagacgacgacgatgaacATTATTACCGGCATGGTACCGCGCACGTCCGGCACGATCGTTGTCGACGGTGAGCACGATGCTAACCGGTACCGGCATAAGATTGGCTTTTGTCCCCAGCACGATGTGTTTTTCTCGTACCTAAGTTGTTTGGAGCATTTAGTGTTTTTCGGCTGCTTGAGAGGGCTCGGTAGGGTGGAAGCGGAAAAGGAGGCCAAGCTCGTGCTGGAAAAAGTACATCTGCTTGATAAAAGCGATGCGCTTGTCCACACGCTGTCCGGTGGGATGAAGCGACGGCTTAGCCTTGCGATCGCCCTCGTCGGTGCCACGAAGCTGCTCATCCTGGACGAGCCGACGTCCGGACTGGATCCCGAATCGCGTCGCGACATTTGGGACATTCTGCTGAACCTGCGCCAAAACCATACGGTCCTGCTGACGACCCACTTTATGGAGGAGGCGGACGTGCTGGGCGACTGGGTAGCGATCATGGAGGAGGGCGAACTGGTAGCGTTCGGGTCGCCCCTTTTCCTGAAGCAACAGTATGGCAAAGGCTACACGCTGAAGCTACTAAAGGGCGCGACATTCGACAAGCGGGAAACGTGGCAACGCATACAGCAACTCATACCGAACGCAACTGTGCGCGATACGGTTCAGGAAATATTTGCTGCCACGCTGCCGTACGATGAGATTCGCAAGTACGCACCGCTGCTAAAGGAGCTGGAGGCGACCCAACAGGAACTTGGCATCGAAACGATCGATATGGCCAACGCAACGTTGGAGGAAGTGTTTCTGAA TTCCAGCAACCGCCGAAAAGAGCTCCAACATCATCCCGAGAGTGTCGACTTTGTGGACAGTCCGACGAGTCCCGCGGCAGAAAATTTAATAGAAATCGAAGTAGCACTCCATCCCTCCAAACTAACGTTCCCGGAGGCAAGGAATACGTTCATGGCAATATGGCGCAAAAAGTGGATCCACATTAAATGCAACACGCACGTGTACGGTTGGCTGGCTGTGCTGCCTCCGCTAGTGACGGTACTTTGCTTCACGCTTACGTCCGGAATTACTGACGCAGCGAAAGCGCTCCCAGCGGTAACGCTAACGGCGGACTCCATCTATCAGGCATTCGGGGTGCTAGTAGTGAACCGCGGTGATCGCGGCGACGAGTTTTGGGATCGGGAAGCCATCCAATCGGACCTCGACCGACATCCAGTGAATGGCGTACGGATGATGCTGCTGGAAAACTACGCACTGGTGGATGCGCTTCAGGAACTGATCGATAAAGACTACACCACGTATCGCGACCGGCTGGTGGTTGGAATCGAATGTAACGTTACAGCCGACGGTGTCCATGTGGCGGTACTGTACAACAACAATCTCTTACACAGTGCCGGCATTGCCGAAACGGTGACCACGACCGTGCTGCTGCGCTACTACGCAGGAGAAGCAGACGCGATGGTCCACACGCGAAACATTCCTTCGACGCGCAAGCAGCTAATCGACATTAAGACGCCTTACTATTTCACGGAGCTGATCGCGATCG CGTTCTACTTCTACGTGCTGATGTATCTGCAAGTGCCGTTGCAAGAGCATTTGAGCGGCTTCCGGCAGCTGCAAAACATTAACCGATATCTTTACTGGGCCAGCACGTACGCATTCGATCTGACGATACATTTGGCCGAGTGTTTGGTAGTGCTCGCGCTGGTACTCCTGTTGGATCGTACCGATGCGTTCACTGAATCGTCCGAGCGAGAGATATTCTGGACGTTGGTGGTGTACGGCGTGATCGCCCTGCCGGTCATCTATATCATCAGCCAGTGTGTGGATAACGCCAACACGGCAATTACAATCATGAGCTATCTAATGATTGTTGGAG TTGGAGGAGTCTTCTTGCTTTCTAACGG ATGCTTATCCTGA